GCTTCCACGATGGCCCGTACCTTGCGGAACTGGGCGGCATCGGCCAGGGATGAACCGCCGAATTTTGCAACTTTGATATCCATCTGTTTCCTCCTTTACAAAATCCGACCTGATGGGGATCTTAATTTCTAGAAGATATTAGGCGTAAAAAATATAACGCCTTCTTCTTTACTAATATTTAATACTTTGGCCGGGATTGGGGCCGGCGTACCGAGCGGCGATGTTCAAGCAACGGCCAGGTTTAATAGTTTAACCATAAAGGAGACAAGGGCATGGCTGATTCCACTGAAAAATCATTTGTCTATAAATGGTTAGGTAAACTCAAATCCGATCTGGGAGACCGGCTGCTTCCGGAGCGGGCCGGGCAAAACCTTGGAGACCAGGGCGCGGGGCAGGGAAAACGGCCGCTTTCGATCCGGATCGCCATGGTTTTAAATCTCCTGAACTATCCCCTGTACTGGTCGGGGATTGTTTTATGCAGCTGGCTTCTTTTCGAATACCTGTCCGCCCCTTTTTTACCGCCCACGGTGCGGGCGCAAGTGCAAAGTTGCAGCCAACCACTGGTGGCGGTCTGCGGACCGGCGGCGGTGGGTTATTGGACCAATTGGCTGGCGATCAAGATGCTTTTTCATCCCCAGCGTAAAAACGCGGTTTGGTGGGGATTGATCCATGCCCGCCGGGAAGAGCTAATTTTAAACTTGGCTGCGGGGATCCAGTCGGCGATGGTTTCCCCGGAGATTATCCGGAATTACCTTTACGAGCATGGTGTCCTCAATAAGTTGACTACCGCCGTTGCCGGGGCGCTGGATGGGGTGTTCCGGGACCCCCAGTTTCAGCAGGAATTAAAAGAAGTCGTTGCCGAATTGCTGGCCCGGATCGGCAACGACCCGCGGACCGAAGCACGTCTCGACCAGTACCTCGAACAGCTTATCAAGGAGTGGAGCACCGAAAGTTTTAGTGGGAAGGTGCTGGCGTGGACGAAGGAGCTTTGGGTAAAATCGCTGCGTAAACAGGTTTCAGGTTTGCTGGCGCAGTTACCCGCCAGTTCCGATTATTTTACCGCACGGCTGGTGGCTTATCTGGAAACCATCCCGGTCAAGTTGGTCGCCGGGGAAAAGGTGGTGGAACCGCTGGTGGCGGACTTAATAGCCGAAGGGGTGCGGGGGA
This sequence is a window from Capillibacterium thermochitinicola. Protein-coding genes within it:
- a CDS encoding DUF445 domain-containing protein, which encodes MADSTEKSFVYKWLGKLKSDLGDRLLPERAGQNLGDQGAGQGKRPLSIRIAMVLNLLNYPLYWSGIVLCSWLLFEYLSAPFLPPTVRAQVQSCSQPLVAVCGPAAVGYWTNWLAIKMLFHPQRKNAVWWGLIHARREELILNLAAGIQSAMVSPEIIRNYLYEHGVLNKLTTAVAGALDGVFRDPQFQQELKEVVAELLARIGNDPRTEARLDQYLEQLIKEWSTESFSGKVLAWTKELWVKSLRKQVSGLLAQLPASSDYFTARLVAYLETIPVKLVAGEKVVEPLVADLIAEGVRGIDLEKVIRAQLQKMDPSALEHLLTANISAELVFIQTSGGIFGFLVGLAILYPFLRPVFLLAGLVLWVVYLRTVEKK